One window of the Rosa rugosa chromosome 3, drRosRugo1.1, whole genome shotgun sequence genome contains the following:
- the LOC133738312 gene encoding polyadenylate-binding protein RBP47-like, translating into MQSNGSDSSLQQQQEQSTQPRQQPQPQSQPQPPQQQWMAMQYPTAAMVMQHQMMPPQHYAPPPQHYMAYHQYQQHPQQHVQQQQMGSGGGENKTIWVGDLHHWMDENYLHSCFASAGEIASIKVIRNKQTLLSEGYGFVEFFSHATAEKVLQNYAAILMPNTEQPFRLNWATFSTGDKRSDNAPDLSIFVGDLAADVTDSLLHETFSSKYPSVKAAKVVFDANTGRSKGYGFVRFGDENERSQAMTEMNGVYCSSRPMRIGAATPRKSSGYQQQGGYALNGTPAQGFQSDGDATNTTIFVGGLDPNVTDEDLRQPFSQYGEIVSVKIPVGKGCGFVQFANRNNAEEALPKLNGSVIGKQTVRLSWGRNPANKQFRTDFGNQWAGAAYYGGPVYDGYGYALPPQHDPSMYAAAAAYGAYPVYGTHQQQVS; encoded by the exons atgcaaTCCAACGGCTCGGATTCCTCCCTGCAGCAGCAACAGGAGCAAAGTACTCAGCCACGTCAGCAGCCGCAGCCTCAGTCGCAGCCGCAGCCGCCGCAGCAGCAGTGGATGGCGATGCAGTACCCAACGGCCGCGATGGTAATGCAGCACCAAATGATGCCACCGCAGCATTACGCGCCTCCGCCGCAACACTACATGGCGTACCACCAGTACCAGCAGCACCCGCAGCAGCACGTGCAGCAGCAGCAGATGGGATCTGGCGGCGGCGAGAACAAGACCATCTGGGTCGGCGATTTGCACCACTGGATGGACGAGAATTACCTCCACAGCTGCTTCGCTTCCGCCGGCGAG ATTGCCTCCATCAAGGTTATCCGCAATAAGCAGACTCTTTTATCAGAGGGCTATGGATTTGTAGAATTCTTTTCACATGCTACAGCTGAGAAAGTCCTACAGAACTATGCTGCAATTTTAATGCCTAACACGGAACAGCCCTTCCGTCTGAACTGGGCAACATTTAGTACGGGTGACAAGCGTTCAGATAATGCTCCTgatctttccatttttgtaggaGACTTAGCTGCAGATGTTACAGATAGTTTATTGCACGAAACTTTTTCTAGTAAATATCCATCTGTTAAAGCCGCAAAAGTTGTCTTTGATGCCAATACTGGCCGTTCAAAGGGCTACGGTTTTGTGAGGTTTGGCGACGAGAATGAAAGGTCACAGGCTATGACTGAAATGAATGGTGTTTATTGTTCTAGCAGGCCTATGCGTATTGGTGCTGCAACTCCTAGGAAATCATCTGGATATCAGCAGCAAG GGGGGTATGCTCTGAATGGTACACCAGCCCAAGGGTTCCAATCTGATGGAGATGCTACAAACACAACA ATATTTGTTGGAGGGCTTGATCCCAATGTTACTGATGAAGATCTCAGGCAGCCTTTCTCTCAGTATGGCGAGATCGTCTCTGTTAAAATACCAGTTGGAAAAGGATGTGGGTTTGTACAATTTGCCAATAG AAATAATGCTGAGGAGGCATTGCCGAAACTGAATGGCTCAGTAATTGGCAAGCAAACAGTCCGACTTTCATGGGGTCGCAATCCAGCAAATAAGCAg TTTAGAACTGATTTCGGCAACCAGTGGGCAGGAGCGGCATACTATGGAGGACCTGTTTACGATGGTTATGGTTATGCTCTGCCACCACAACATGACCCAAGCATGTATGCTGCAGCTGCTGCATATGGCGCTTACCCTGTTTACGGTACCCACCAACAACAAGTAAGCTGA